In Capricornis sumatraensis isolate serow.1 chromosome 2, serow.2, whole genome shotgun sequence, the DNA window CTTTGGTGCTTGCTGGATGCTAGCTAGGCTTGGCTCGTCTGCTCACTGCCTCATTTATCTGCTCTGTCAAATTAAAGGTATGCTTATTTCTCCCAAATAGGCTTCCACTCTATAAACAGAGTTCTCTACTCATCACCCAACTCTTAGCTACTTCTTGACTTTTCAGTCTCTGAAAAAGCTcatgtgcttttttttctctgttctcttattttttttcttccccaatgGTGCCTAGAACATCTGGAGAACATCCCAGGGACCAGCGAAAACTCTGCTTTTCGTTTCCTCTTTAACCTCAGCAGCATCCCAGAGAATGAGGTGATCTCGTCTGCCGAGCTTCGACTCTTCCGGGAGCAAGTGGACCAGGGCCCTGACTGGGAGCAGGGCTTTCATCGTATAAACATTTATGAGGTTATGAAGCCCCCGGCAGAAGTGGTGCCTGGGCACCTCATCACACGACTACTGGACACAAGACTGGTCCACCACAATGTGACACGGTGGGAAACTTTTGATGTGAGCCCTGCAGTCCTTCGCTGGACCCAGGAGAAGCAGCCCAACTATGGGCTGGCCATTGAGGTGACCCACCTCCATCAGACACGGACCCACCAGGGCCAGCATGTCAGGATTAGCCGATCGTTACCTCAAGGGAGTGGGGATTGGGCCCAGCTCCGGCCCCTCCTGGTCACCTTTGGCCATGATGGCCGGGGACATGCCTTGACCCGACGCCGGAGGGCCAAGCGTAGCCCCAAGCATCACCCACAGAGGGCCCGGAAGAAGAATAAGAACTGCCGGCGCCACTCGCTCTACGTGGACTTCAGTGATGTGGGCTGGAATGACTGGATTGTGGCCCCACCAGGCTACCAGGCATTCTACTGCCACGGGGACTGCCCCTTTCCACTGGCCGACCACCTCAACTCAACCAACCACGCCATTGTGCAGACCCTGGTCAACTCTGTCAATTCCAGTATCCCCAAAGCCTGTTGTGTTCCCACCGAACTCAGTGCCATCTCCATGCTGTACCTGGATGAGTATGACAAGGTGGTTCTGAAAAATTATCAGGAGATGGTAGTGGAGGGATGTGGGTGCCGCTGAGATCAGGCCTTCCTtggggacagacacacacacacacacatcccatccACTACTCACCCACACACTACACAGACTGCTTCCTTATAGCTGgacttttatcttaaaaaaaaaaaaaaaggaaaaaaaatctaaacattcACCTTGACCTTATTTATGACTTTACGTGCAAATGTTTTGACCATATTGATCATATATTttgacaaaatatatttataactacatattaaaagaaaaaaataaaatgagtcatTATTTTAAAGGTAAACTAAGTTCTTCTTATCTtcaattctttctcttttcctataCTCTGTCtgttttggagatttttttctgttaaggtGGGGTTGGGGTACAGCAGGAGTCGGAGGATGGTACCTGTGGGTGGTTACGTTGGGAGGCAGGAAGTAGAGTGATGGTGGAGGATGGGAATCGCCAGGGTGAATTGTTCTCCACTTGTGTTTAATGTTAAGGACAAGGAGGCAGCATCCTCTCCCATCTGGATGGCACATGCCTTGGAGAAACAGTGGGATGAAAGGAGCAGGCCAGATGAAAGGCTCAGTTTTGGGCTCCTTGTATATCCTCTGCTTTTGTTCACCTGTTAGAGGTGTGTCCCAGCAGAGTGTGATGGGTAAGAGTCTCAGCTCTAGGGAAATGGTTCCCACTTCTGCTTTTATGATACCTCAGGGTGTCTCCAGTTGCTACAGGCACTGATATTTTCACACCAAAATGAATTTGCACACTCACATTTTCATGTGTCGATGTGTGTATGTTCAACAGGAAGTTTTTgggtgcttttgtgtgtgtgtcttttgagAAGTGGATTTTATCCAAAAAGGCAAATAATCTGCCTTGTTTTCAAAAGGTCTGGTGATCCGCTATTTTAATATACCACATGGTGGAAAATTCTCCAGTGTCTCTGAACTTTCCCGCCTTGTCTCCTATTCCCCAGATGAAGGCTTCCATTGAATTCAAAATTCCAAGAGATTGAGCCAGGTGAGGACTGGCAATGGGGTCAGATACCGAAAGGTCAGAATTTCCAAGTGGGCATTATGAAACTGTCCCGCTGAATAGAGTCAAATACCAACTCCCTTGatctctgctctcctccccacttccctgaAGCTGGGCAGTAAGTGATACACCTGGTGGATGTGATGTTCTGAGCCAGGGCTTCTTCAAGCAGAAAGCTCAGTTTGGGGCCAGACTAAAGAAGGAAAATGCTGATGTGCTTGAGCAGTCTGTCCCTGAGTTCAAGGCTGCCAGTGAAGCACAGAAGTGGCTTTCTTGAAGGACAGGGATATAGGGGCTCAGAACCAGAGGACATTTGCATTTTCTTACTCTCCACCAGCAACTACATTATGCCTTGGGATTTTAATTTGTCTGGGctcatgttgtgtgtgtgtgtgcatgggcttGGATGGGTTTGGGGCAAAAGCAGTATGTCTGGGTGTAGTGTGTGGGGTAGGCTGTTAGGAGTGCATTCTTTGTCCTAGGATGTAGGTGTGAGTGGCAGTGGTGGTGCTGtgtgcccccccccccattcCTGTACACACACTCTTCCATGTGctcttgggggtggggtgggtgaagcaggactcagttttgtttttaattactgaAGTCCTACAATCCTCCGAAAGGAGCAGCTTAGTGGAAACCAATAAAAATAGAAGTGGAGCGGTTGCCAAAGCCCCAGCTCCCTGGAGAGCGCAGGTGGAGAGAGGAGATCAGAGCCCCAGGCAAAGGCAGCAAGACTCCACAGTTCCTCCAAAACTCCCTGCGAAGAGGGttacttcccccctcccccagccccccaggtcGCTGCCCCTTTGATTAATGGTAAGGAGGTCGAATAAATCATTTAGGGGAAGCCCATTACGGGTTCCCCTCAGGCAGCCCGTCTTGTTTTGCCCGTTTTCCAGCAACTTTCTGAAACGTCCCTGTCATTGAAGAGGAACCCGCAGATCTCTAGTACTTGGGCAAATTATCTGAGGGCAAATCCTGAGCCCAGTGGCTGCCAGGCTCCGGTCACTTTCTAGCAACCACCTTCCCCCAAACATCCACCCTCCTGTACTGGCTTATTTTCAGGAATGGATAATGTTGTTTATTTGTTCAGCCAAATATTTGGTCTGGGGAATTTACCGTGAAATTCTGTGAATTGCATATACCTAGTTAACAAAATAGTCCTAATGTCACAAAATGTTAGCATGGAAAACAATGAGCTATGGCCAGTTTTAACTCTTTGAATTCTGTTTGAAGGCATAGTCCGGGAAGATAAGGAATTGAATGTGTATGATGATTTAACTTAGGTTTCaggtttttgtgcttttttttttttttacacttttgaCTAATAATGCTCAACCGAGTACCTTACGGAGGCTCTAGGGTGATTCTTGTCATTGCTTTTGGATCAAACCCCATCTACCCACCCCACCGAGtgtcccctccccccgccacccctcccccctccccgccccccctcctccccagtaATTCCCATTACTTAAAGATGGGGCGGGAGTTCAACAAAGCTGTAACCACATCAAGGAGCTGCTCGGTAGATCCCTGTCCAACCCTTAAACTAGAATCGGCTTCCTAGGAGCTTAAGAAAAAAagctgggggggaggggggtggcccGCATTCCCCGACTTTCGTTGCATAATTCGCCCTGAACCTGCCAGGTGACCTGCTgactttgttttctgtcttgaCTGTGCTTCATTCCACCACCCCCTTGCCGCCGGGCAGCGCCACACTGAGAGGGCTCAGGGCAGCCGACGAGCTGGCAGCCCCCAAGGATCACCCGGCCTTGGCGGGTTGTCAAGGTTGGTGGTGGGCTCCGCCt includes these proteins:
- the BMP4 gene encoding bone morphogenetic protein 4 isoform X2, with amino-acid sequence MIPGNRMLMVVLLCQVLLGGASHASLIPETGKKKVAEIQGHAGGRRSGQSHELLRDFEATLLQMFGLRRRPQPSKSAVIPDYMRDLYRLQSGEEEEEEQIQGIRLEYPERPASRANTVRSFHHEEHLENIPGTSENSAFRFLFNLSSIPENEVISSAELRLFREQVDQGPDWEQGFHRINIYEVMKPPAEVVPGHLITRLLDTRLVHHNVTRWETFDVSPAVLRWTQEKQPNYGLAIEVTHLHQTRTHQGQHVRISRSLPQGSGDWAQLRPLLVTFGHDGRGHALTRRRRAKRSPKHHPQRARKKNKNCRRHSLYVDFSDVGWNDWIVAPPGYQAFYCHGDCPFPLADHLNSTNHAIVQTLVNSVNSSIPKACCVPTELSAISMLYLDEYDKVVLKNYQEMVVEGCGCR
- the BMP4 gene encoding bone morphogenetic protein 4 isoform X1, whose translation is MQEGRGGRREGTGAVLGPEARSHSVVPSRATHCSSSSEPFQQVCSRLAVKNHGLLLYALFSVILLGGASHASLIPETGKKKVAEIQGHAGGRRSGQSHELLRDFEATLLQMFGLRRRPQPSKSAVIPDYMRDLYRLQSGEEEEEEQIQGIRLEYPERPASRANTVRSFHHEEHLENIPGTSENSAFRFLFNLSSIPENEVISSAELRLFREQVDQGPDWEQGFHRINIYEVMKPPAEVVPGHLITRLLDTRLVHHNVTRWETFDVSPAVLRWTQEKQPNYGLAIEVTHLHQTRTHQGQHVRISRSLPQGSGDWAQLRPLLVTFGHDGRGHALTRRRRAKRSPKHHPQRARKKNKNCRRHSLYVDFSDVGWNDWIVAPPGYQAFYCHGDCPFPLADHLNSTNHAIVQTLVNSVNSSIPKACCVPTELSAISMLYLDEYDKVVLKNYQEMVVEGCGCR